One Vitis riparia cultivar Riparia Gloire de Montpellier isolate 1030 chromosome 4, EGFV_Vit.rip_1.0, whole genome shotgun sequence genomic window carries:
- the LOC117912271 gene encoding uncharacterized protein LOC117912271 codes for MMGGLPQPLRALGAATAIISGGMLALSLASSLTMRTLRAAADAKRKKVALPCGVCRGKGYYICKLCKGNSTIEWSPLYDPVVINPCVCPTCDGNRVQKCLNCLGKGYN; via the exons ATGATGGGCGGTCTGCCGCAGCCACTCAGGGCCTTGGGTGCTGCAACTGCTATCATATCCGGCGGAATGTTAGCTCTCTCTCTCGCTTCCTCTCTCACCATGCGAACGCTTCGAGCAGCTGCCGACGCTAAACGC AAAAAGGTTGCATTGCCTTGTGGAGTTTGTAGAGGAAAAGGCTATTACATATGCAAGCTATGCAAGGGAAACTCCACAATCGAATGGTCTCCTCTGTACGACCCTGTTGTTATAAACCCTTGTGTTTGCCCTACTTGTGATGGAAACAG GGTACAAAAATGTCTCAACTGTTTGGGAAAGGGCTATAATTGA